The genomic interval CCCGAGGAGATCGGGCGACGCTACCGGAAGGCGCTCGCGGCCCACGACCGCTTCGAGGTGCGGACGGTCGCGGAGCTGTCGGGGACGTTCACGCTCGTGGACGGCGTCGAGACCGTGGTCGAGGTCCCGCACCCGCTCGACCGCGAGGAGACGTTCGGCGTCATCGACCTGAAGGACCGGGCGTTCGCGGCGTCGGTCCGCGAGCCGTTCGAGCCGCGGTGGGCCGAGGCGGAACCGCTGGTGCTCTAGCTCCCGTTCAGCTCCTCGCGGAGCCGGCCGAACTCGGCGACGCGCTCGGCGTGGGCGTTGTGCTGGTGGATGGACTCGTCGTTCGACTGCTTCATCGTGAGGACCGCCTCGTCCGGGAGGTCCAGCCGCTCGACGGACTGCTCGGCGAGCGCGCGGACGCAGTCCTCGACGAACTTCGCGTCGGCGTGCGACTGGTACGTCATGTAGTCCTCGTCGGGCCGCTTCGCGTAGTTGTAGATGCGCGCCGACATGGAGTCGCGCGCGATGTCGATGAGGTCGTGAAGCTCCACGTCCGGCGCGCCCGCCGTCTCGACGGTGAGCGTGGCGTGGCCGCGCTGGCTGTGGCCCGGCTGGGGCACCTCGTCGAGGAACTCCTCGATGACGCCCTCCTCGACGTCGAGCTGGCGGAGGGTCTCGCGGGCGCGAGCCTCGCTCATCCCCTGCGAGCAGGGACAGACCGTCATCCCGACGACGTGACAGCCGATTTCCTCGCGCGTGCCGTCCTCGTCGGCGGTGGCGGCGGCGATGATGTCCGCCGTCGCCTGCGTCTGCCGGTCGGAGGCGGGCGTGCGCTCGCGGATGACGTACTCGGCCTCCATGCGCACCTCGGCGCGGGAGGTGTAGTCGTGCTTGTCGAGCAGGCGCTCGGCCACGTCGCCGCAGACGTCCTCGACGCGGTAGGCCGGCTCGGAGACGGCCTCCTCCAGTATCTCGTCCACGACCTCCATGTTGCGCGACATGTCGATACCCTTGCGCCACTTCGGGAGGTCCACGTACGCCTCGAACTCGGCCATCAGGACGATGGGTCGGTCGTCGCGCCGCTCTATCTTCACCAGTTTCTCCACCCCTGTGACGCCGACCCGGTTGAGGCCGACGCTCACGTCCGGACGACTCGCCTGTACGTCCGGGAGTTGTTCGCTCATCGCCCGAATCAGGGTCGGGCGGCGTAAATCGGTTTCTCTCCCCCGTTCGTTCGCCTATTCCAGTTTCGCGAGCGCCGCGACGAAATCGAGGTCCGGCCCGGCCACCCGGACCGGCCGGTCGGCGCGACCCAACCGGAACTCCGCGGGCGGGTCGACGGTCTCGCTGGTGCGGCCGTCGGCGACGACGTGGACCCGGTCGGGGCCGTCGGCGCGGACCCGTATCCCGGCGTCGGGGTCGACGACGAGCGGGGGCATCGCCCCGTCGGCGCACATCTCGGTGAGGACGAGCGCGTCGGCGTCCGGATGGACGAGCGGCCCGCCCTCCGAGAGGTTGTACGCCGACGACCCGGTCGGGGTGGCGACGATGACGCCGTCCGCACGCCCCGCCGAGTACGTGTCGCCGTCCACGAACACCTCGACGTCGAGGCCGTTGCCGTGGCCCCGCTGTGGCCCGAGCACGGCCACCTCGTTGAGCGCCGGCGGGAGGTCGACCCCCTCGCCGGCCGCCGCCACCTGCGCCATCTCGCGGTAGGCGGCCGTCCCCTCGCGGATGGCCGTCGCGGTCTCGACGACCGCCCCGACGGCGTCGTCGGGCGCCGTCGCGTTGAGGAAGCCGACCTCGCCGAGGTTGACGCCCATCACGGGCGTCGCGCCGACGCTGCGGGCGGTGTAGAGGAACGTGCCGTCGCCGCCGATGGAGACGACGAGGTCGCAGTCGGTCATCGCCGTCGGCGCGACGCCGTCGACGCCGAGCGCGCCGGCCGTCTCGGTGTCGAACGACACGGTCGCG from Halosegnis marinus carries:
- a CDS encoding NAD(+)/NADH kinase produces the protein MHVGIVAQRDNERAASLAADVGAALDATVSFDTETAGALGVDGVAPTAMTDCDLVVSIGGDGTFLYTARSVGATPVMGVNLGEVGFLNATAPDDAVGAVVETATAIREGTAAYREMAQVAAAGEGVDLPPALNEVAVLGPQRGHGNGLDVEVFVDGDTYSAGRADGVIVATPTGSSAYNLSEGGPLVHPDADALVLTEMCADGAMPPLVVDPDAGIRVRADGPDRVHVVADGRTSETVDPPAEFRLGRADRPVRVAGPDLDFVAALAKLE
- the mptA gene encoding GTP cyclohydrolase MptA, producing MSEQLPDVQASRPDVSVGLNRVGVTGVEKLVKIERRDDRPIVLMAEFEAYVDLPKWRKGIDMSRNMEVVDEILEEAVSEPAYRVEDVCGDVAERLLDKHDYTSRAEVRMEAEYVIRERTPASDRQTQATADIIAAATADEDGTREEIGCHVVGMTVCPCSQGMSEARARETLRQLDVEEGVIEEFLDEVPQPGHSQRGHATLTVETAGAPDVELHDLIDIARDSMSARIYNYAKRPDEDYMTYQSHADAKFVEDCVRALAEQSVERLDLPDEAVLTMKQSNDESIHQHNAHAERVAEFGRLREELNGS